A genomic window from Diorhabda sublineata isolate icDioSubl1.1 chromosome 8, icDioSubl1.1, whole genome shotgun sequence includes:
- the LOC130448245 gene encoding uncharacterized protein LOC130448245, which yields MPTKYIRKGTVQRGKWTKADLLRAAEAVKNGVMGLREACHTFNNIPPPTLRRRLKNNDFIKRTLGPSCILGIQNELKIRFHIQKLQKHGFALTRENVRAMAFHLADQLKIKHPFNRDSKLAGYDWLHMFLQRHPDLSVRKAEGVSLARCNGMNKEKVSAYFNLLETTLMEAGLVNKPGHIFNMDVTGLQLNNKPGYVIAQKGSKNVAAITSSEKGETITVISCCNAEGFYIPPACIFKGKNKKTEFEEGMTPGSVVYMNVKSAYINTDLMFTWLKEHFVPRKPDGKILLLLDGHASHCNSVEMLEYADEHNVILFCLPGHTTQFLQPLDMCFFKSLKAFWNKACNKFVKANPGRKISRMQFGQLLSEAWSKAATIDNAVSAFKSTGICPFNPGAIPEYAYLDSEKMKN from the coding sequence ATGCcaacaaaatatattagaaaaggGACAGTGCAAAGGGGAAAATGGACTAAAGCCGACCTACTCCGGGCTGCAGAAGCAGTTAAAAACGGTGTGATGGGCTTGAGAGAAGCATGCCACACTTTCAACAACATTCCTCCTCCAACACTTAGAAGGCGACTTAAAAATAATGACTTTATCAAAAGAACTCTTGGACCGTCTTGTATCCTTGGCATCcagaatgaattaaaaattaggtTTCATATACAAAAGCTACAAAAACACGGATTTGCGCTAACTCGTGAAAATGTCAGAGCAATGGCGTTTCACCTGGCAGATCAGCTTAAAATTAAACACCCTTTTAATAGAGACAGTAAACTTGCTGGTTATGACTGGTTACATATGTTTTTACAACGACATCCAGACTTGAGTGTTAGAAAAGCTGAGGGTGTATCACTAGCTCGATGCAACGGGATGAATAAAGAAAAGGTCTCAGCGTACTTTAATCTGTTAGAAACAACATTAATGGAGGCCGGTTTAGTAAACAAGCCTGGtcatatatttaatatggatgTGACGGGTCTCCAACTTAATAATAAGCCAGGTTATGTTATTGCTCAGAAAGGCTCAAAAAACGTTGCCGCAATAACATCATCAGAAAAGGGAGAAACAATTACAGTAATCTCATGTTGTAATGCAGAAGGTTTTTACATACCACCAGCTTGTATTTTTAAgggcaaaaataaaaaaaccgagTTTGAGGAGGGTATGACTCCGGGTTCTGTGGTTTACATGAACGTAAAATCCGCTTATATTAATACGGATTTGATGTTTACCTGGTTAAAAGAACATTTTGTTCCACGTAAACCAGACGGAAAAATTCTACTTTTACTGGATGGTCATGCCAGTCATTGTAATTCGGTAGAAATGCTGGAATATGCCGATGAACATAATGTTATTCTGTTTTGTCTACCTGGTCATACTACTCAGTTCCTTCAGCCCTTGGACATGTGTTTCTTTAAAAGCCTGAAAGCCTTTTGGAATAAAGCTTGCAATAAATTTGTAAAAGCAAATCCTGGTAGGAAAATTTCTCGTATGCAATTTGGTCAATTGTTGTCGGAGGCGTGGTCAAAAGCAGCAACTATTGATAACGCTGTGTCGGCTTTTAAATCTACAGGAATCTGCCCATTTAATCCTGGTGCTATACCAGAGTATGCCTACTTGGATTCTGAGAAGATGAAAAATTAG